A region of the Dehalococcoidia bacterium genome:
CCCTCCCCCTCCACCCCGAGTTCGGCACTCAGCCCAACGTCTACTACGTGCCCCCTCTTGCCCCCCATCCTATCGACCCCCAGGGCAACTTCGACCGCAGCCGACCCCGCATACCCACCGAGTACCTGCGTTACCTCTTCGGTCCCCAGGTGGACGAGGCCCTAGCCACCCTCCAGCGGGAGAGGGAGCGGGCCCGCCAGGGCCACCCCTCCGAGCTCATGGACATCCTCATCGCCTACCGGTTCCAGGAGCTTTTGGGCCCCTTCACCGTCAACCCCGCCCAGATCCCCAGAAGCCGTTTGTAGGGCAAAGCCCTACCTCTCGGCAAGGCTTTGCCCGATAGACGAGCGGCGTCCTATTGAGGCATTTTCTTAGTGTCCGCTCAGGGAAGCCATCAAATCAGGAGGTTGAAGATGGCGCAGCGAGGGACCATGGGTTCCTGGGCCGATAACTATCGTCAGCGGTGGCGGTGGGATCGGGTGGCATGGGGCAGCCATGCCGTGGACTGCTACCCAGGGGGCTGCCCCTGGTACGTCTTCGTGCGCGATGGAAAGGTGGTGCGGGAGGAGCAGGCGGGCACCCTGCCCCAGGTGGAGCCAGGGGTGCCCGACATGAACCCCATGGGCTGTCAGAAGGGGGCCTGCTGGTCCCGCCTCCTCTACGCCCCTGAGCGGGTCACCAGGCCCCTCAAGCGGGCTGGCGAGCGAGGGGAGGGGAAGTGGCAGGAGATCTCCTGGGACCAGGCCCTCACCGAGATAGCCGACCACATCCTGGACGCCATGGTGGAAGAGGGGCCTGAATCGGTGGTGTGGCTGGGCACGCCAGAGATCGGGGCCATCCCAGCGCGGGTGGCCGCCACCTACCTAGGCCACGTCACCACCGACGGCAACGCCGAGTTCCAGGACATGAGCCCTGGCTATTACCTCACCTGGGGCGTCTTCAACCCCGTCTCCTCCATGGACGACTGGTTCCATGCTCAGCTCATCCTCATCTGGCACGCCAACCCTGTATATACCAACATCCACTGGTACCACTACATCGCCGAGGCCCGCTACAACGGTGGAGAGGTTATCACCATCGCCCCCGACTTCAGCCCCTCAGCCATCCACGCCGACTACCACCTGCCGGTGCGCATCGGCACCGACGCTGCCCTGGCCCTGGCCATGTGCAAGGTCATCATCGACGAGGGGTTGTATGACCGCCGCTTCGTGCAGGAGCAGACCGACCTGCCCCTCTTAGTGCGCCAGGACACGGGCAAGTTCCTGCGGGCCAGCGATATGGTGGATGGGGGCCGCGACGACCAGTTCTATTGGTGGGACGCCAAAGCACAGGTGCCCGTGCCCGCACCCATGACCACCCTAGCCCTGGGCGACATCGACCCCGCCCTGGAGGGCACCTACCAGGTGCAGCTCAAGGATGGAACCCGGGTGATGGTGGAGCCGGTGTTCCAGCGGCTCCGCCACCGCCTCCAAGACTACGAGCCGGAGCGAGCGGCCCAGATCTGTGGCATCCACCCCCGCCTCATTCGCATGGTGGCCCGCAAGGTGGCCAGCCGCCGCACCAAGATCTTCTCGGGCTGGAACCCGGGCAAGCACTACCACGGCGACCTCATGGAGCGCTCCATGGCCCTCCTTTTGGCCCTCACAGGCAATTGGGGGAAGAAGGGCACCGGCACCCGCTCCTGGGCCGTAGGGGGCAGCACCGCCTGGTTCCTCCTCCCCCTCCTGGAGCGGGCCGACCCTCAAGAGGCGCGGGAGGTATACCGGCGCCTCCTAGAGGCCCTAGAGACAGTGCGTAGCTTCGACCCCACCCTCACCCGGGAGATGGCCTTGGTGCGCATCCAGCAGGAGATGGGAGCGGCCGACCCCCGCACCCCGGGTCGCATGGTGCCCCCAGCCTTCCTCTGGTACTACCACTACGGCTACAAAGAGCGTTGGAACCGCAAGGAATGGCACGACCCCTCTATGAAGCGCGCCTTCGACGAGTACTTCCAGGAAGCCCTAGAGAAGGGATGGTGGGACAACGCCTGGGGGCGCGTCTGGCAAGAGGTGCGGCCCCGGGTCCTCATGGAGGCCGGAGGCAACGTCCTGCGCCGCCAGCGGGGAGGCCAGGAGCTGCTCCTTAAGCACCTGTGGCCCAAGCTCAGGTGCATCGTCTCCATCGATTTCCGTATCACCACCACCGGCCTCTACTCCGACTACATCCTCCCCGCCGCCCAGCACTACGAGAAGATCGGCTTCAGCATGCCGTCCATCCATCACCTCAACACCGTCCTGTGCGACCGGGCCGTTCCCCCGCCCGACGAGGCCAAGACCGACTGGGAGATCGGCATCCTCCTCCTGGAGAAGGTGGAGCAGCGGGCCAGGGAGCGCGGCATCAAGGAGGTGAGGAATAGGGCTGGGCAGGTCATCTCCCTGGAAGGGCTGGTGGAGCGGGCCACCCTAGGCGGGGCCATCCGGGACGAGGAGGCCCGCATGGACTTTATCCTCCGCTGCGATGCCGCCCTGGGCATCCTCCCCCAGGGCACCGACCTCCAGAAGCTACGGCAGGTGGGGCACATGCGCTGGCAGCGCCTCACCCTCCTGGGCCACGGCCCCAACCAGGCCTCCCAAGTCCAACCCAACGAGACCTTCAACCCCTTCCGCTGGCACGTGGAGGACAAGATGCCCTACGCCACCCTCACCCGCCGTGCCCAGTTCTACATCGACCACGATTGGTTCCTGGAGGCAGGGGAGGAGCTGCCTTGCCACAAGGAGGTGCCGCCCATGGGCGGCAACTACCCCTTCCGCCTCACCAGCGGCCACAACCGCTGGAGCATCCACTCCATGAACCAGACCAACAAGATCATCCTTAACACTCACCGCGGCGAGCCTTTCGTGTTCATCAACGACCAGGATGCCGCAGCCAAGGGCATCAAAAACGGCGACTACGTGCGCCTATTCAACGACTGCGGCTCGATGGTGATCCAGGCCAAGGTCTCGCCCGCCGTGCGGCCGGGCCAGCTCATCCTCTACAATGGCTGGGAGCCCTACACCCACAGGGGCTGGTTCAGCGAATCGGACCTGGAGCCGGGGATGGTCAAGTGGCTCCACCTGGCCGGTGGTTATGGCCACCTGCGCTACCGCATCATGCACTGGCAGCCCATCCCCGTCGACCGGGCCATCACCGTGGACCTGGAGAAGGCCTCATAGAGGGGGGTTGCCATGCGCCAGATAGCCTGGGTGTTCGACCTCAACAAGTGCATCGGCTGCCAGACCTGCTCCGTGGCCTGTAAGGTCCTCTGGACCGACGAGGAAGGCACGGACCACATGTGGTGGATGACCGTCAACACCATGCCCGGCCGCGGCACCCCCCGCGACTGGGAGCAGATGGGCGGGGGCTACCGCGACGGCCGCCTCCAGCTGGGCCACCTCCCTACTGAGGAGGAGTTCGGGGGCGGCTGGGACTACAACTGGGACGAGATGCTGCGCGGTGGCAAGGGGCGCCAAGCCCAGTTCACCAAGGTGAAGGGCAGCCCCTCCTGGGGCCCCAACTGGGACGAGGACGAAGGAGGAGGCCAATGGCCCAACGCCTACTTCTTCTACCTGCCCAGGCTGTGCAACCACTGCACCAGGCCTGCATGTCTCGAGGCCTGCCCCCATGGAGCCATCTTCAAGCGGGAAGAGGACGGCCTGGTCTTGCGCGATGAGGACCTGTGCCATGGCGAGCAGATGTGTGCCCGCGCCTGCCCCTACAAGAAGATCTATTTCAACAAGGTACGGGGCATAAGCCAGCACTGTATCGGCTGCTTCCCCAGGCTGGAGCAGGGGGTGGCCCCAGCCTGCGTCCGCCAGTGCCCAGGCCGGGCCGTCTGGGTGGGCTTCCTGGACGACCAGGAGGGGGCCGTCTACAAGCTGGTCCACAAGTGGCGGGTGGCCCTCCCCCTCCACCCCGAGTTCGGCACTCAGCCCAACGTCTACTACGTGCCCCCCCTCTCCCCAGCCCCCTTCAAGGAGGACGGCGACGTGGACGAGTCCCGCTCCCGCATACCCCTGGAGTATCTCCAGTCCCTCTTCGGGCCGGAGGTGGAGAGGGCGCTGGCCACCCTGCGGGAGGAGCTGGAGAAGAAGCGTCGAGGCCAGGAGTCGGAGCTCATGGATATCCTCATCATGCGTCGCTGGCAGGAGGCGTTGGGACCCTTCACCCGCAACCCAGCGGAGATCGTCTGGACGTGAGGGGCGCGCGTGCGGCAGCTGGCCTTTGTCATCGACCTCAACAAGTGCATGGGCTGCCAGACCTGCACCGTGGCCTGTAAAGTGCTCTGGGCTAACGATAAGGGCCGCGACCACATGTGGTGGATGAAGGTCAACACCATGCCCGGCCGCGGCTACCCCAGAGACTGGCAGGAGATGGGCGGCGGCTACGACCGGGAAGGGAACCTAAGGGTGGGCAAGATCCCCCAGGCCGAGGACTACGGCCAGCCCATGGAGTTCAACTATGAAGAGGTGCTGCTGGCCGGCTCCCCTCAGAGGGCATACCTCCGCCCCACTGTCCGCCCCTCCTGGGGCCCCAACTGGGACGAGGACATAGGGGGTGGGGAGTGGCCCAACTGCTACTTCTTCTACCTCCCCCGCATGTGCATGCATTGCTCCCGCCCTCCCTGCGTGGAGGCCTGTCCCTATGGGGCCATCTCCAAGCGCCAGGAAGACGGGGTGGTGGTCATCGACCCTCGCCCTTGTCAGGAGTGCAGAGAGCCCCTGTGCATGGGCGCCTGTCCCTATAAGGAAATCTTCCGCAACCCCTTAACCCTCCACGCCGAGAAGTGCCACGCCTGCCTCCCCAGGCTGGAGCAGGGGGTGGCCCCAGCCTGCGTCCGCCAGTGCCCAGGCCGGGCCGTCTGGGTGGGCTTCCTGGACGACCAGGAGGGGGCCGTCTACAAGCTGGTCCACAAGTGGCGGGTGGCCCTCCCCCTCCACCCCGAGTTCGGCACTCAGCCCAACGTCTACTACGTGCCCCCCCTCTCCCCAGCCCCCTTCAAGGAGGACGGGACGCCCGACTGGGAGAGAAGCCGAATTCCCCTGGAGTACCTGCGACGCCTCTTCGGGCCGGCGGTGGAGGAGGCGCTGGCTACCTTGCGTCGGGAGATGGACAAGAGGCGCCGCCGCCCCAAGGAGGACTCAGAGCTCATGGATATCCTCATCGCCTATCGATTCCAGGAGCTTCTGGGGCCCTTCACCGCTGACCCCGCGGAGGTGAAGACGTAGATGGAGTTGGAGCTGAACCGCCCTGAGGCAGTGGCCGCGGGGGCCCGTAGCCGCCTCTATGCCCTTTTGGCCCGTGCCTTCCGCTACCCTGAGGACCAGTCGTGGGACGACCTGCCCGGGGCCGTGCAGGAGGTGGCCTCCTCCCTCCCCTATCCCTTAGACGTGCCCCCTCACTTGGAAGCCCCCAGGGCAGACGACTACGTCCACGCCTTCGAGGTGGGAGGGCCGTATGGTCCCCCCTGCTTCATCTACGAGGGGGAATACGGAGGGGGACGCCTCAAGGTGATGGAGGATGTCCTGCGCTTCTATGACCATTTCGGTCTTCAGCCCACTCAGGAAGGGGGACGCCGCGACCGCCCCGACCATCTGGCCACCGAGCTGGAGTTCATGCACGTCCTCACCTTCCAGGAGGCAGCAGCCCTCGAGAGGGGCGAAGACCCCACGCCATATCGCCAGGCCCAGAAGGAGTTCCTGCGCCACCACCTGGCCGATTTCGTGGCCGCCGTGGCCTCCCGGCTGGAGGCCATGGGGGTGCCCTTCTACACCCAGATGGCCCGGCTAGCCCACCTTCTCTGTCGCCAGGACGCCAGGCATCTGGAGCCATCCTGGGAGGTGGAATGAGATGCGGCTAGCCCTGGAGTTGGCCCACCTGGAGGCCCCCCAAGGCCTGGCCTCTATATCTCGGTTCGACTTGTGGGAGATGCGCAGCCGCCCCATCCCCTGGGATCGGATAGTGAAGGTCACCCACCCCATTGACTGCGCCTTCAACTGGGTATGCGCCTTCAACGCCTTCGTCTGGAAGGGGGTGGTCCTCAGGGAGGAACAGGCTGCCAACTACCCGCCCCCCAACGACCCCCGTTGCCCCGACCTCAACCCCCGGGGGTGCAACAAGGGGGTGGCCTTCGCCCACCGCATGTATGACCCCACCCGCATCAAGCATCCCTACAAGCGGGCGGGCGAGAGAGGGGAGGGCAAATGGCAGCGCCTGTCCTGGGACCAGGCCCTGGACGAGATAGCCGACAAGCTCCTCGAGATCATCCTCACCGAGGGCCCCAAGACCATCTTCCGCGACGGCGGCATCCAGGGTCACGGCTCCCGCGCGGGCTGGTCCCTGTGTGGCTTCCCCGCCTCCAGCATCAACATCGAGCTGGGGGACGAACACCAGGGGGCCTTGGAGACCTTTGGCAACTCCGGCTTCGGCCACTCCGATGACAACGCCATGTACACCGACCTCATCATGATATGGGGGGGCAATCCGGCATACAGCCAGATCACCAATTACCACTTCATTACCGAGGGGCGCTACAACGGGGCCAAGGTGGTGGTCATCTGCCCTGACTATAGCGCCAGCGCCCTCTGCGCCGATGAGTGGGTGCCCGTGCGCCCAGGCACCGACGCCGCCCTGGCCCTGGGTATGGCCCAGGTCATCCTGGAGGAGGGCCTCTACAACACGGCCTTTATCAAGGAGCAGACAGACCTCCCCCTCCTGGTGCGCACCGATAACGGTAAGTTCCTGCGCGAGAGCGACATACGCCGCGGTGGCCGCCCCTACGTCTACTTCCTCTTTGATGCTTCCTCCGGGAAGATGGTCCCTGCCCCCCACACCACCCTAGACCTGGGGCCCTTGGACCCCGCCCTGGACGGCACCTATGAGGTGGAGACCCTGCAGGGAAGGGTCCAAGTGCGCCCCGCCTTCTCCCTCCTGCGGGAGATGCTGGACCGCCACTACCGCCCCGAGCAGGCAGCTGATATGTGTGGCGTGCCACCCGAGACCATCCGCCGCTTGGCCCGGGAGTTCGCGCAGGCCCAGGGGGTCATTAACATCGCCACCTTCAACATCAACAAGTACTACCACGGCAACCTCATGGAGCGGGCCATGATCTACCTCTGGGCCTTATGCGGCCATCTGGGCCGTCGGGGCGCCTCCTATGGAGCCATGCAGATGCCCCTCATCCCCGACCGGGCCGTAGGCACCTGGCAGCGGCCAGCCCAGGATCTGGTGCCCAGGCTGGTCAACCACCCCAACTACCCTTACTGGCGGGAGCGGGGGTTCGACAGCTACCGCATCCTGCGGGAGGTCATGAGGGAGAACCCGCAGAGCGAGTTCAGCATGTACCCCACGCCTTTCCTCTGGTTCTTCCACGCTGGCCAGCTGGAGCTGAGCAAGCGCTACAACTCCTGGGACCCCCACCTCAAGCGCCCCCTGGAGGACTACCTGCGGGAGGGGCTTGAGCGCAACCAGGCTCACACGGCCAAGAAGGTATGGCCACCTCCAGGCAAGGAGCCCAGGGCCCTCTTCGTCTGGGGAGGCGATGTGGCCCGGCGGGTGCGCGCCAACCAGTTCCTGGTCCAGGAGCTCTTCCCCAAGCTGAAGCTGCTGGTGACGGTGGACTTCCGTTGGAACGGCTCCGCCCTCTACTCCGACTACGTCCTCCCCGCCTGTGGCTTCTACGAGCACACCTACGACGCCACCTTCGGTGTCTTCAACTTCAACGCCTTCCACTTCAGCTTCAAGGCCGTGGAGCCCCTTTACGAGAGCAAGTCCGACTGGTGGATTATGGTGATGCTGGTGCGTCGCCTGGCCGAAAAGGCGCGGGCCCGGGGCATCATCTCCTTCACCGACCCCGACACCGGCGAAGTGATCCCCTTGGGCTCCCTGGACGAAGCCCTTACTGGTGCCGGCCTATATACCGAAGATGACGAGGACGCCATCACCCGCGATGCCTACCTCTCTTCCACCAACCTGGAGATGGTGGACTGGGAGGAGGTGGAGCGACGGGGGCATGTGCGTTTCACCGAGCCTGGCCTCCTCACCGCCCTAGCCGGAGACCTCGCACCAGGGGAGCCCATAGTCCCCCTCACCAGACATGTGCGGGACAAGGTTCCCTACGAGACAGCCACTGGCCGCATCCAGTTCTACATCGACCACGACTGGTACCTGGAGCTGGGGGAGGCCTTCGCCTGCCACAAGGAGCCCATCAAGGCCGGGGGCGATTACCCCATCCAGCTCCTGGGAGGGCATTCCCGCTGGAGCATCAACTCCGTATGGGCCGACGACGCCCTTCTCCTCCAGCTCCAGCGAGGGGAGCCCCTGCTGTGGCTCAGCCCTCAGGATGCCCAGGCCCGTGGCATCAGGGATGGCGACCGCGTGGAGGCCTTCAACGACGTGGGTAGCTTCCAGGCCCAGGCGGTGGTGAGCCCACGTATCCCTCCAGGGGTAGCCTTCATCTACCACCAGTGGACGGCTTACCAGTTCCCCGGGTGGCGCCACTTCCAGCAGGTGATGCCCAACCCCTTCAACCCCGTGGAGTATGCCCCAGCCACCGGCATGGACTATCCTAACGTGGCCATGGAAGGTCCCTCGGGCGCCCCCGGCGGCAACGACCGCGATACGCGAGTCGACGTGCGGAAGGCGCCGCCATGACGGAGGCCGACTGGCTGAAGATCCTGCGCATCATCCACATCGCTGGGTTCTCCATCCTCATAGGGGGCGAGACCTTCAGCTATTTCTTTGTGCGACCTACCTTGCGCCGCATCCCGCCGCCCCAAGCGGCAGTGGTGGAGCAGAGGCTGGGCAATCTCTCGGTCTACATCTTTGGCGCTGCCCTCGTCCTCCTTTTCCTCTCCGGCCTCCTACGTATCTACCTCATGTACGACGGGTTGGGAGTCCTCGGCGACATCGACTTTTACAAGGCCCGGTACGGGCGGGCCATTACCATTATGTACTCCTTCTGGTTCCTGGCCATGGTGAGCTATATCGTGCTGGCGTTATATCTGCGCCCCAAGGTCCTTCACCGTCTCCGTCCAGAGGGTAACCCAGGGGCGCGGGAGCTGGGCAGATTGCGGGCCCAGCGCGACACGGCTGCCCTCTGGATATACCGTGTCCGCCTCATCATCCTGACCTTCGCCATCCTGGCAGCCGTGGGCGGGGCGGTGGCATCCCTGGGAGGCCTCTTTTAGGCCATGGAGCTAGTACTCCAGCTGGAGCGGCCCCTCCCCGATGGATCCCGCTACATCTCCCTGACACCTGGGGAGCTGGAGGCCTACGCTCTGGCCCTAGCCCGCTGCTGGCGGCTGGCCGGACTGAGGCGGGGGGACCGGGTCATCATCTTCGACTTCGGCGCCAGCCCCCTCAGCTTCCTCGCCTCCTGCCTCTACTCCCCCTTTCTGCGGCGAGGGGCAGCGGAAAGGGTGGGCTGCACACCTGTGTGCAATGATGGAGTGGCCACCGTGGTGCCACGGGGTGTGCAGATGCTGAAGGTGCTGGCCCCCAAGGTGGCCTATGTCCGCGCCGATCTCATGCCTCCACTGGCCACGGCCATGGAGAACGGTTCCCACACCCTGCAGACGGTGGTGGCTGCCGCTGAGGAGGCCGTCCTTCCGGCGGCCGAGGCCCAGCGCTACCGGGAACGGATGCGGACGGAGGTGCTACGCCTCCTGCGGCTGGACGCCGCCCTCTTCCTGGCCCAGGAGTGTCCCCGGTGCCGTGCCTTTCACATCTGGCCCGACCTCTACCAGGTCTGGGACGAGGGTGGAGCCCTGGCCGTGGCCCCCCGCTTCTCACCAGGTAGGGCCTATGTGAGCACCCTCCCCTTTCGCCGCCTCAGGGGCCCATGCCCAGAGGGGCCCCGGCATTTCAGGGTAACGCTCCCGCCTTAAGGAGGGGAAGGTTGGCCGTCGCGGAGCCCTTCGACGAAAAGGACCTGTGGCCACCGGAACGGCTGTGGCAGATGGCCTGGCGCCGTCTCAAGAGGGTGCTGCGCCACGCCTATCGTCGCCTCCCCTTTTACCAGCAGCGGTTCCACCAGGCCGGGGTGACCCCCGATGACATACGCACCCCTGCCCATCTGAGCCGCATCCCCATCCTAACGAAGGCCGAAGTGGTGGCCCTCCAGGCCCAGGGGGGAGGGGGTTTGTTCGGTATGGAGTGGGGGCGGCGGGAGCCATCGGTGTTCCTCCTCAGCTCGGGGACTGTGGGCACGGCCACCCTCTGGGAACCGTGGTCCAAGATGTGGCTGCGCTCCTGGGCCTGTGCCCGCGCCTACTGGCACATGGGCCTCCGGCCGGGCATGCGGGCCCTTATGGTGGCGCCCACTTGGCACCTGGTGGCCCTGCTGGACAGGATGGTGTTCGACCGCATCATCCCTTGCCAGGCGGTCATCGTGCCCTGGGGCACCCACCTGCCCGTGTACGCTGGCCACCTCCTGGACGCTATCCTGGAAAAGCGCCCGCAGTTCGTGAACATGTTCCTGCCCATGCTATACGCCCTCCTGGCCGAGTGCCAGCGACGGGGCCTAGAGGCCAGGCAGGCCTTCGCCAGCTTCCACACCTTGGGGGTAACGGGAGCGGGGATGACCATTAAGGCATGGCGGGAGCTCCATCGGCGCCTGGGAGTGAGGGAGCTTCTGGAAGGATACGGACACGCCGAGGCCGTCGTCTCCCATGGCTGCTCGGCCCATTTGGGCCACCATCTCATGCTGGAATCCTCCTACGTCGAGATCGTGGACCCGACCACGGGCCAGCCCCTCCCTCCCGGCCAACGGGGCCTGGTGGTGAGCACCGTCCTCATACCCCAGGGCTCCCTCTACATTCGCTTCGCCCCGGGGGACATCGGCGAGCTCCTCCCTCTACGCTGTCCCTGCGGCCTACCTTGGCCCCTTTTGGAGGTGTATGGTAGGGTGGAGGACCAAGTGACGGTGGCTGGACGTGCCCTGTTGCCCTACGACGTGCGGGCATGCCTCGACGAGGTGCCTGAGCTCTTGACGGTATCAGCAGCCATCGTGCGTAGGCACGGGCCCATGTCTCGGTTGGAGCTAGTGCTGGAGAGTCCGCCGGGGGCCGATCTGGCCCAGCTGGAGCGCAAGGTGGAGGAGGCCATATGGCAGGGCCTGGGGCTGGAGGTACAGGTGCGGTGGGCCCAGGCCCTCCCGGTTCGCTGGAAAGGGACCCCCGTCATCGACGAAGCGGAGGTGGGCCATGTCTAAGGGCGCCATCGGCGTGGAGCCATACTGGCCAGAGGGGATCCTGCGATATTTGGCCGCCCCTTCCATACCCACCGAGGAGGCCTTTGTGCGCCGGCCCGCCGCCCGGTCCCCCCACTCCGTAGCCCTAAGGGAGGGCGACCGGGCCCTCACCTATGGCGAGATGGCGGCGGCGGTGGAGGCCAGGGCTGCTACCCTTATGAGCACCCCAGGCGAAGGGAAGAGGATAGCCCTGGTCCTGAACCAACGCCTGGAGGAGACGGTATGGACCTTGGCCGCCCTCTGGGCCCGTTATCAAGTCTATCCCGTCCTGGGCTCCCTGCCTCAGGAGGCCCTTAGACGCTCCCTAGACCGCTTTCAGCCTGACCTCATCATTGTAGACGAGAGGGCGGACATGCGTGCTCTCGCCCCCTGGCAGGACCGCCTCCTACCCCTAGGGGATGTGAAGGCAGAGGGGCGGGCCCCACGGCGTCCCGGTGAAGGGTACCTCTACCTGGCGGACGAGGAGGGAACGCTTTTCATGTTCGGCGGACGGGCCCTCCTCTCCATGGCCCTCTCATGGGCCACCTACCTCGACTTTAAGGTGGGCAGCGTCCTGCAGGTGGAGCCCTTAGGCACCTGGGAGGGGCTGTGCTCCGTCCTACCCGCCCTCTTCCGAGGGGCCACGGTGCTCCAGGCCGACGTCACCGATGGCAGGCTCTCTCCCCTGCGTGAAGGGGGGGCATACTATACCATCGCCTCCTGGCAGTGGGGGCAGTACCTGGCGGAGAGCCTGCCCCGAGGCACAGTGCAGGCCATCTACCTCTCGGTGAGGGACGCCCCCTCATCCCGCCTGTACCGGCGCCTGGCCAACCTCTTCTCCCCTAGTCCCCTCCTCATGGTCTTCGGGCTACCGGAGACGGGGCCCGTGGCCGCCCACCACCCCAGCTGGTTCCTGGAGGACTCCATAGGCCTGCCCATCACCAACGTGGACATTTGGCCCCTGAACCCGGAGACGGGCGAGCCTCTGGACTTAGCCTGGGAGGCTCTGGAGTACGGCGAGCTGGGGGTCAAGTCGCCCATGGTGGCCGGGGCCTCCTTACCGGAGGAGGCGTGGCGAGAACGCAAGAGGGGCGATTGGGTGCGGACCCATCGCCTGGTCCAGCTGGATGCCAACGGTTTCCTCTACCTACTCCCGTACGCCGTGCGGGCACCATGACCGGCT
Encoded here:
- a CDS encoding molybdopterin-dependent oxidoreductase; the protein is MRLALELAHLEAPQGLASISRFDLWEMRSRPIPWDRIVKVTHPIDCAFNWVCAFNAFVWKGVVLREEQAANYPPPNDPRCPDLNPRGCNKGVAFAHRMYDPTRIKHPYKRAGERGEGKWQRLSWDQALDEIADKLLEIILTEGPKTIFRDGGIQGHGSRAGWSLCGFPASSINIELGDEHQGALETFGNSGFGHSDDNAMYTDLIMIWGGNPAYSQITNYHFITEGRYNGAKVVVICPDYSASALCADEWVPVRPGTDAALALGMAQVILEEGLYNTAFIKEQTDLPLLVRTDNGKFLRESDIRRGGRPYVYFLFDASSGKMVPAPHTTLDLGPLDPALDGTYEVETLQGRVQVRPAFSLLREMLDRHYRPEQAADMCGVPPETIRRLAREFAQAQGVINIATFNINKYYHGNLMERAMIYLWALCGHLGRRGASYGAMQMPLIPDRAVGTWQRPAQDLVPRLVNHPNYPYWRERGFDSYRILREVMRENPQSEFSMYPTPFLWFFHAGQLELSKRYNSWDPHLKRPLEDYLREGLERNQAHTAKKVWPPPGKEPRALFVWGGDVARRVRANQFLVQELFPKLKLLVTVDFRWNGSALYSDYVLPACGFYEHTYDATFGVFNFNAFHFSFKAVEPLYESKSDWWIMVMLVRRLAEKARARGIISFTDPDTGEVIPLGSLDEALTGAGLYTEDDEDAITRDAYLSSTNLEMVDWEEVERRGHVRFTEPGLLTALAGDLAPGEPIVPLTRHVRDKVPYETATGRIQFYIDHDWYLELGEAFACHKEPIKAGGDYPIQLLGGHSRWSINSVWADDALLLQLQRGEPLLWLSPQDAQARGIRDGDRVEAFNDVGSFQAQAVVSPRIPPGVAFIYHQWTAYQFPGWRHFQQVMPNPFNPVEYAPATGMDYPNVAMEGPSGAPGGNDRDTRVDVRKAPP
- a CDS encoding molybdopterin-dependent oxidoreductase codes for the protein MAQRGTMGSWADNYRQRWRWDRVAWGSHAVDCYPGGCPWYVFVRDGKVVREEQAGTLPQVEPGVPDMNPMGCQKGACWSRLLYAPERVTRPLKRAGERGEGKWQEISWDQALTEIADHILDAMVEEGPESVVWLGTPEIGAIPARVAATYLGHVTTDGNAEFQDMSPGYYLTWGVFNPVSSMDDWFHAQLILIWHANPVYTNIHWYHYIAEARYNGGEVITIAPDFSPSAIHADYHLPVRIGTDAALALAMCKVIIDEGLYDRRFVQEQTDLPLLVRQDTGKFLRASDMVDGGRDDQFYWWDAKAQVPVPAPMTTLALGDIDPALEGTYQVQLKDGTRVMVEPVFQRLRHRLQDYEPERAAQICGIHPRLIRMVARKVASRRTKIFSGWNPGKHYHGDLMERSMALLLALTGNWGKKGTGTRSWAVGGSTAWFLLPLLERADPQEAREVYRRLLEALETVRSFDPTLTREMALVRIQQEMGAADPRTPGRMVPPAFLWYYHYGYKERWNRKEWHDPSMKRAFDEYFQEALEKGWWDNAWGRVWQEVRPRVLMEAGGNVLRRQRGGQELLLKHLWPKLRCIVSIDFRITTTGLYSDYILPAAQHYEKIGFSMPSIHHLNTVLCDRAVPPPDEAKTDWEIGILLLEKVEQRARERGIKEVRNRAGQVISLEGLVERATLGGAIRDEEARMDFILRCDAALGILPQGTDLQKLRQVGHMRWQRLTLLGHGPNQASQVQPNETFNPFRWHVEDKMPYATLTRRAQFYIDHDWFLEAGEELPCHKEVPPMGGNYPFRLTSGHNRWSIHSMNQTNKIILNTHRGEPFVFINDQDAAAKGIKNGDYVRLFNDCGSMVIQAKVSPAVRPGQLILYNGWEPYTHRGWFSESDLEPGMVKWLHLAGGYGHLRYRIMHWQPIPVDRAITVDLEKAS
- a CDS encoding 4Fe-4S dicluster domain-containing protein, whose protein sequence is MRQLAFVIDLNKCMGCQTCTVACKVLWANDKGRDHMWWMKVNTMPGRGYPRDWQEMGGGYDREGNLRVGKIPQAEDYGQPMEFNYEEVLLAGSPQRAYLRPTVRPSWGPNWDEDIGGGEWPNCYFFYLPRMCMHCSRPPCVEACPYGAISKRQEDGVVVIDPRPCQECREPLCMGACPYKEIFRNPLTLHAEKCHACLPRLEQGVAPACVRQCPGRAVWVGFLDDQEGAVYKLVHKWRVALPLHPEFGTQPNVYYVPPLSPAPFKEDGTPDWERSRIPLEYLRRLFGPAVEEALATLRREMDKRRRRPKEDSELMDILIAYRFQELLGPFTADPAEVKT
- a CDS encoding 4Fe-4S dicluster domain-containing protein, which encodes MRQIAWVFDLNKCIGCQTCSVACKVLWTDEEGTDHMWWMTVNTMPGRGTPRDWEQMGGGYRDGRLQLGHLPTEEEFGGGWDYNWDEMLRGGKGRQAQFTKVKGSPSWGPNWDEDEGGGQWPNAYFFYLPRLCNHCTRPACLEACPHGAIFKREEDGLVLRDEDLCHGEQMCARACPYKKIYFNKVRGISQHCIGCFPRLEQGVAPACVRQCPGRAVWVGFLDDQEGAVYKLVHKWRVALPLHPEFGTQPNVYYVPPLSPAPFKEDGDVDESRSRIPLEYLQSLFGPEVERALATLREELEKKRRGQESELMDILIMRRWQEALGPFTRNPAEIVWT
- a CDS encoding respiratory nitrate reductase subunit beta, with the protein product LPLHPEFGTQPNVYYVPPLAPHPIDPQGNFDRSRPRIPTEYLRYLFGPQVDEALATLQRERERARQGHPSELMDILIAYRFQELLGPFTVNPAQIPRSRL
- a CDS encoding molecular chaperone TorD family protein, with protein sequence MELELNRPEAVAAGARSRLYALLARAFRYPEDQSWDDLPGAVQEVASSLPYPLDVPPHLEAPRADDYVHAFEVGGPYGPPCFIYEGEYGGGRLKVMEDVLRFYDHFGLQPTQEGGRRDRPDHLATELEFMHVLTFQEAAALERGEDPTPYRQAQKEFLRHHLADFVAAVASRLEAMGVPFYTQMARLAHLLCRQDARHLEPSWEVE